Sequence from the Stenotrophomonas sp. 364 genome:
AGGCGAACACTTCTAGAAATGTAACCGAGAAGTCATCAGAACGCCTTGTGGACGCACTTGTTGACTCCGCCGCTATTCCATTCGTCTTTCGAACGCCCAAGACATCAAGTAGACCAGAACTACTGGATGGGGGGATATTCCAAAACTTGCCCGCCCTTGAAGCAGCGAAAGACTTGGCTGAAGATCACGCAGTCCTTGCATTTTCCTTCGATAAGGCTTCGCGCACAGCTTCCGGTAAAACCACGCTTCTAGAATATGGAAAAATAATCATCGACAGCTTGGTTGACGAGCGAGTGGAAAGCTCCGCTCAAGGAATAAAGGAGTCAAACGTGATCAGACTCCAGCAACGCAGGTCAACTCTCGACTTCAAGAGCATCTTCACGGAGGATTCCAGAAGAGGTTTCAATGATGAAGTTGTTTCAACCAAAAGCAGGATTATTGCGTGGAAGGACCGCTACTTTGGTGCCGCAGGTCAAGACCTGCACTCGACGCACCCAGTAGACGTGGCAGCTGCGGCAAGCCTTGTTCGTAAACGAGCATTAGGATTTTTCGAAAATTCAAAAAGGACCTCCTATCACGCCACCCTCGTTAGACATGAAGTAACTTACGAGACCTTGGGACTTAATGTCGTTGAGAGCATCCAGCTTGAAGTTCACATAGATGGATCTCACAACCTCGGACTCCAATTTCTTCAGTTCAACTACTACGCTGACTCTGAAAGCTCCCTCCTCAGAGACGTTGACCTCCAGGTTTACGATTCAAAAGGAAATTCTAAGAAGGCACTCCTGCTCCCCTTTCGCATTGAAGGGGCTGGAAAAGGAATTACCAACTTGGTTGGCTTGGACCGCCCCTTAGCTGAAGGCGACAGCATTCGAATTGTCAAGATTGAAAAAACATACAATGGCCTTGCGCGCTATGAGCAGGAAGGCTTATGCTGGCAAACGTTCAGAATGTCGCCGGGCAAGACCACTGACCGCTTGCAGATTGTGACAAACTTCAGGGAAGCCAACTTCCCAAAACATTACAGCGATGCCCGTCCGGCCGAAAAAAATCAGCGAATTTTGTACAATGAAGTTGGCCAAGGCAACCAGTTGAAAACGACAACTGAGGTTTCTAGCTCCCATAAACCTGGCTGGAAGACTCTGATTTCGGAAGTGGATCTCGCATCCTTGACAGATGGGATGAATTTTGCTAGCGTTGTTTACTACAAGGATTGAATTTTCTAACGGAGGCTGTGATGCGCGGAATTCAGGAAATTTGACGCTTCGTTTCCCCTAGAGGCTTTGTGCTATCGAGCCAGCCCGGCGCCTCCATCTCGAGGTGCCGGGCTTCTTTGTTTAACGAGATTGCGATCTCCAGACCCACCACTGAGGCGTCGAAATAGCCCGGAAGGCAGCAATCCCCATCAGCCGCCTAGCTTCTGAATAGCCGGCTCTAGCGACGCCCCTCGGCCCCCGCTGCCATACAGGCGTTACCTCTAGAACCCCGCCAGCTTGCGGAGCAACCGGTTCTAGATGAAGATCAAGCCGGGACAACCTGAGGCGGGGCGGGTCTTGGAAGATCATTACGAGCCAGATGAAGACGGCTATCCCAGGGAAATTGTTGGACCTTGGGTTTTGGATAAGCACCATTTCCTCAGGCATTACGTCACTGCGTCACGAGGCGCCCGGGGAAACATGGGCGGCTCTCACTGCCTTATCGATCTCTATTGTGGCCCAGGGAAAGCACGCATCCGGGAAACCCAAGGATCCGTTCCCGGCGGGACGCTGACTGCAATTGATGCAGCGTCTCGAAGCACTCGTGGCCAAGCCGTCCCTTTTAGCCGGGTGTTCATCGCGGACCTATTGGAAGAGAACGTAAGAGCTTGCAGGGCTAGGCTTTCCGCAAGGTCGGACGTTCAAGTCACGTCATTCGTGGGTGGGGCTGAGACTACCGTGCACCAAGTAGTGGGAAACCTTCCTAGGCGCGGCATTCACCTAGCCTACCTTGACCCATACGCGCTTCCCCAGCTCCCGTTCTCCGTTCTCAGGGCTTTGGCGGCTGCCCCCAAGGTGGACCTTCTCATCCATTTTGCGGCGTCAGACATGGTTCGCAACCTAGAACGTCGCGACCTTTGGTCCAGGTTCGATGCAGTCGCACCGGGCTGGCAAGACAGCTGTAATACAAATCGCGGCAAGTCGGTCGTTCGCCAGCAGTTCTTTACTCACTGGACAGGGCTACTCGAAGGCTTGGGCTATCACGTCTCGGATCGAGTTGTCTCAGTAAAAAATACCAGGCGTCGAGAGATCTACCGACTGGTGCTGGCCTCCAAGCACAAGCTTGGCGACAACATCTGGCGGACACTCAACGATCGTTCAGGACAAAAGGGCCTGTCTCTCTGAGAAGCAGTGATGGCAACCAACTCGCGCATCGAATGGACTGAAGCCACATGGAATCCCGTTGTTGGATGCACGAAGGTCTCGCCTGGATGCAAGCACTGCTATGCCGAGGTTATGGCCCGACGCCTGCAGGCTATGGGAACACCCGGCTACGAGCATGGGTTCAAGAAGGTCGTTCTGCGCAATGAAAAGCTGATTGAGCCGCTGCTAAGGAAGAAGCCGACGATCTATTTCGTCAACTCGATGAGCGACCTCTTTCATCCTAAGGTCCCCTCTGCGTTCGTCGAGTCTGTCTTTGAGACGATGCAAGAAGCAAATTGGCATACATACCAAATCCTCACCAAGCGCGCCGACCGCATGGCAGATTTTCTGCGCGACAAGCAGGTAGCAGATCACATCTGGGTTGGAACATCGGTTGAAAACAAGAAGCACGGCGTTCCACGCATCAATCATCTGAGGCGGATTGAAGCAAAGACTCGGTTTCTCTCCGCGGAGCCACTGTTAGAGGACCTTGGTCCGTTGGATCTGGACGGGATTTCTTGGGTCATCGTTGGCGGGGAGTCGGGCCATGGAGCCAGGCCGATGCGGCC
This genomic interval carries:
- a CDS encoding patatin-like phospholipase family protein; the protein is MRSSLPNYRHFHDQPMHCIAPIVQLEQRLFQLTTGISHLQHQHTIKTLRGNMDVSIAFQGGGARVLELLAAAQACRQLETEKKLTVFRASGSSAGAIAAAMLVTNCNISNVIEGLPGLEKEVSRYFPAWRLKAACIISRWMRGMPIYSELDVSELLIKIFAIGGVDARRPLEDLVDKRYELRILRSDIQANTSRNVTEKSSERLVDALVDSAAIPFVFRTPKTSSRPELLDGGIFQNLPALEAAKDLAEDHAVLAFSFDKASRTASGKTTLLEYGKIIIDSLVDERVESSAQGIKESNVIRLQQRRSTLDFKSIFTEDSRRGFNDEVVSTKSRIIAWKDRYFGAAGQDLHSTHPVDVAAAASLVRKRALGFFENSKRTSYHATLVRHEVTYETLGLNVVESIQLEVHIDGSHNLGLQFLQFNYYADSESSLLRDVDLQVYDSKGNSKKALLLPFRIEGAGKGITNLVGLDRPLAEGDSIRIVKIEKTYNGLARYEQEGLCWQTFRMSPGKTTDRLQIVTNFREANFPKHYSDARPAEKNQRILYNEVGQGNQLKTTTEVSSSHKPGWKTLISEVDLASLTDGMNFASVVYYKD
- the tcmP gene encoding three-Cys-motif partner protein TcmP → MKIKPGQPEAGRVLEDHYEPDEDGYPREIVGPWVLDKHHFLRHYVTASRGARGNMGGSHCLIDLYCGPGKARIRETQGSVPGGTLTAIDAASRSTRGQAVPFSRVFIADLLEENVRACRARLSARSDVQVTSFVGGAETTVHQVVGNLPRRGIHLAYLDPYALPQLPFSVLRALAAAPKVDLLIHFAASDMVRNLERRDLWSRFDAVAPGWQDSCNTNRGKSVVRQQFFTHWTGLLEGLGYHVSDRVVSVKNTRRREIYRLVLASKHKLGDNIWRTLNDRSGQKGLSL
- a CDS encoding phage Gp37/Gp68 family protein, which gives rise to MATNSRIEWTEATWNPVVGCTKVSPGCKHCYAEVMARRLQAMGTPGYEHGFKKVVLRNEKLIEPLLRKKPTIYFVNSMSDLFHPKVPSAFVESVFETMQEANWHTYQILTKRADRMADFLRDKQVADHIWVGTSVENKKHGVPRINHLRRIEAKTRFLSAEPLLEDLGPLDLDGISWVIVGGESGHGARPMRPSWARSVQQQCCAAGVSFFFKQWGAHGEDGVRRSKKENGRELDGRSWSQMPSTL